Proteins from a single region of Polynucleobacter sp. KF022:
- a CDS encoding ABC transporter permease: protein MTRWQRFKNSRMGYTSLWIFMVLFGLSMCAELIANDKPLVVRYEGHFYFPIVKSQPETVFGGDFATPTDFLDPDIRQNITSNGNWAIYPPIHYSYETLNYFSKVPNPAPPSLENWLGTDDRGRDVLARLIYGFRLSILFGLALTIVGVSVGIITGSLMGFFGGKFDLISQRLIEIWSAMPELYLLIIFASIFNPSVSLLIILLAAFGWMGLSDYVRAEFFRNRALEYVRAARALGLTNVQIMWRHILPNSLTPVITFLPFRMSAAILSLTSLDFLGLGVPPGTPSLGELLSQGKSNLDAWWISLSTFVVLVVTLLLLTFMGEALRNAFDSRKAGLMSGGRS, encoded by the coding sequence ATGACTCGTTGGCAACGTTTTAAAAATAGCCGCATGGGCTACACCAGTCTGTGGATCTTCATGGTGCTCTTCGGTTTATCGATGTGCGCAGAGTTGATTGCCAATGACAAGCCTTTAGTGGTGCGTTATGAAGGGCATTTCTATTTCCCCATCGTCAAGAGTCAGCCAGAAACCGTCTTTGGTGGAGACTTTGCCACGCCGACTGATTTCTTGGATCCAGACATTCGTCAAAACATTACAAGTAACGGCAATTGGGCAATCTACCCGCCGATTCACTATAGCTATGAGACGCTCAATTACTTCTCCAAAGTGCCTAACCCAGCGCCACCATCTTTGGAGAACTGGTTAGGCACTGACGATCGTGGGCGTGATGTTTTGGCGCGACTCATCTATGGCTTTCGCTTATCCATTCTTTTTGGTCTGGCTCTCACCATTGTTGGTGTCAGCGTGGGCATCATCACTGGATCCCTGATGGGATTCTTTGGGGGCAAGTTTGATTTGATATCTCAGCGGTTAATTGAAATCTGGTCTGCTATGCCGGAGTTGTACTTGCTGATTATTTTTGCTTCGATCTTTAATCCCAGCGTTTCCTTATTGATTATTTTGTTAGCAGCTTTTGGATGGATGGGCCTATCAGATTATGTCCGTGCAGAATTTTTCCGTAACCGCGCCTTGGAGTACGTGCGTGCAGCACGCGCACTTGGCCTTACCAATGTTCAGATTATGTGGCGCCATATTTTGCCCAATAGTTTGACGCCGGTAATTACCTTTTTGCCATTCCGTATGAGTGCAGCCATTCTTTCTCTGACGAGTTTGGACTTCTTGGGCTTAGGTGTGCCTCCGGGTACGCCAAGCTTGGGTGAGTTGTTGTCACAGGGCAAGAGTAATCTCGATGCCTGGTGGATCTCCTTATCAACCTTTGTGGTCTTGGTAGTAACTTTGCTGCTATTGACCTTTATGGGCGAGGCATTGCGTAATGCATTTGACTCCCGCAAAGCTGGTCTGATGAGTGGAGGTCGCTCATGA
- the scpB gene encoding SMC-Scp complex subunit ScpB, with the protein MDDHNKRVIETALLCAQEPLTVADLSRLFVEDITTADIDEALVELQRAWDDKGMELVHIATGWRFQSRLSMREYLDRLTPEKPPKYSRAVMETLAIIAYRQPVTRGEIEEIRGVAVSSNVMKQLEDRGWVEVIGHKETIGRPGLYATTKQFLDDLSLTNLQSLPILEDAAPMAAAEQLGQAVMEFDPSATVETVIIDTDAQEVNETEEITEITVEETVIEVTEEITEEDIPESEDKSDETK; encoded by the coding sequence ATGGACGATCACAATAAGCGCGTAATTGAAACAGCCCTCCTATGTGCGCAGGAGCCACTCACCGTTGCTGATTTGTCTCGCTTGTTTGTAGAAGACATCACTACGGCAGATATCGATGAAGCATTGGTCGAGCTGCAACGAGCCTGGGACGACAAGGGTATGGAATTGGTGCACATTGCAACTGGATGGCGTTTTCAGAGCCGTCTTTCGATGCGTGAGTATCTTGACCGCCTGACTCCAGAGAAGCCGCCAAAGTATTCGCGCGCAGTGATGGAGACATTGGCGATCATCGCTTACCGTCAGCCGGTTACTCGTGGTGAGATAGAAGAGATTCGCGGTGTGGCAGTGAGTAGTAACGTGATGAAGCAGTTAGAAGATCGTGGTTGGGTAGAGGTGATTGGACATAAAGAAACAATTGGACGTCCTGGTTTGTACGCAACTACCAAGCAATTCTTGGATGACCTGAGTTTGACGAATCTGCAAAGCTTGCCGATTTTGGAAGATGCAGCGCCAATGGCTGCTGCAGAACAATTAGGTCAAGCAGTTATGGAATTTGATCCATCTGCAACCGTAGAAACGGTCATCATTGATACGGATGCACAAGAAGTGAACGAGACAGAAGAGATCACAGAAATCACTGTAGAAGAAACAGTCATCGAAGTGACCGAAGAAATTACTGAAGAAGATATCCCTGAGTCTGAAGACAAATCAGACGAAACAAAATAA
- a CDS encoding dipeptide ABC transporter ATP-binding protein: protein MSLLRYEDLSISFGTGRREKFAVNHLDLEIGIGERVALVGESGSGKTLTALAPLRLEPEGAKVSGKILWNRKDGKGEVDLLSMSIQDIREIRGREIAMVFQEPMTALNPLFTVGNQIIEAVQIYQPLISKTDAMDAAVDLLRKTGIPEPERRFHSYPHQLSGGQRQRAMIAMALACKPRLLIADEPTTALDVSLRLQILDLLKELQEESKDDGGMGILLITHDLNLVKHFAQRVAVLNQGNLMESGSTKQVFEHPEDPYTRALVNSEPVRDLAPLMPLAPVLLKTEDLSVAYPSSESVSWFKKAPPHKVLKKVSFSLKQGQTIGVIGESGSGKTTLGMAVLGLLGDSAAEVSGEVDVLGNDWQKLKPVERRALRSSLQVIFQDPFGSLSPRMNVLQIVSEGLDVHFPKLSTAERETRVVDMLKEVGLDRSALLRYPHEFSGGQRQRIAIARALILRPQILVLDEPTSALDVSIQKQVLALLTELQKKYNLAYLMISHDLAVIRAMSHEVMVLKGGKVVEFGDTETLIKHPRQTYTKELFAAAELT from the coding sequence ATGAGTTTGCTGCGCTACGAAGATCTCAGTATTTCTTTTGGAACAGGTCGTCGCGAGAAGTTTGCCGTTAATCATCTTGATTTAGAAATCGGTATAGGTGAGCGAGTTGCCCTCGTGGGTGAGTCGGGCTCTGGTAAGACCCTGACTGCACTCGCACCGCTAAGACTTGAGCCAGAGGGTGCAAAAGTTTCCGGAAAGATTCTCTGGAATAGAAAAGATGGAAAGGGTGAAGTCGATTTGCTGTCTATGTCGATTCAAGATATTCGGGAGATTCGTGGCCGCGAGATTGCCATGGTGTTTCAGGAGCCGATGACGGCTTTGAATCCATTGTTTACTGTAGGCAATCAAATTATTGAAGCAGTGCAGATCTATCAGCCATTGATCTCTAAAACAGATGCGATGGATGCTGCGGTTGATTTGCTCCGAAAAACCGGCATTCCTGAACCTGAGCGCCGTTTTCATTCTTACCCACACCAGCTCTCTGGTGGTCAGAGACAGCGCGCCATGATTGCGATGGCTTTGGCGTGTAAGCCGCGACTTCTCATTGCTGATGAACCAACAACAGCATTGGATGTGAGTTTACGTTTGCAGATTTTGGATTTGCTCAAAGAATTGCAAGAAGAATCTAAAGATGATGGCGGCATGGGAATTTTATTGATTACCCATGACCTCAATTTAGTGAAACACTTTGCGCAGCGTGTAGCCGTCTTAAACCAAGGCAATCTGATGGAGTCTGGATCAACAAAGCAAGTGTTTGAACATCCCGAAGATCCATATACTCGCGCTTTGGTAAACAGTGAGCCTGTGCGTGACTTGGCACCACTGATGCCTTTAGCGCCAGTGTTATTAAAAACTGAAGACTTGTCAGTAGCCTACCCAAGCTCAGAATCAGTATCTTGGTTTAAAAAAGCGCCACCTCATAAGGTTTTGAAAAAAGTCAGCTTCTCGCTTAAGCAAGGTCAAACCATTGGTGTGATTGGCGAGTCTGGTTCTGGCAAGACGACTTTGGGGATGGCTGTGCTCGGATTGCTTGGCGACTCAGCAGCAGAAGTATCTGGCGAAGTTGATGTTCTTGGTAATGACTGGCAGAAACTTAAGCCAGTCGAGAGAAGAGCGCTGCGCTCCAGCTTGCAAGTAATCTTTCAGGATCCTTTTGGATCGCTGTCACCGCGCATGAATGTCTTGCAAATTGTTTCTGAAGGTTTGGATGTGCATTTTCCAAAGCTGTCGACAGCAGAACGTGAGACTCGCGTAGTGGATATGCTGAAAGAGGTAGGCTTAGACCGCTCAGCCCTACTGCGTTATCCCCATGAGTTTTCTGGTGGTCAACGCCAACGCATTGCAATTGCGCGTGCACTAATTTTGCGTCCCCAAATTTTGGTATTAGACGAACCAACCTCCGCATTGGATGTTTCTATTCAGAAGCAGGTGCTAGCTTTATTGACTGAGCTGCAAAAGAAATACAACTTGGCCTATCTGATGATTAGTCATGACTTAGCGGTTATTAGGGCCATGTCTCACGAGGTTATGGTTCTCAAAGGCGGGAAAGTGGTGGAGTTTGGTGATACTGAAACCCTGATCAAGCATCCCCGTCAAACCTATACCAAAGAGCTTTTTGCGGCCGCAGAGCTGACTTAA
- the nusA gene encoding transcription termination factor NusA, whose protein sequence is MSREVLMLADALAREKNVDQAIVFEALEMALASATKKRYATEDVDIRVSIDRETGEYETFRRWLVVPNEAGLQEPDKEILQFEAQEQLADMEVGDYIEEQIESLAFGRIGAQAAKQVILQRIRDAEREQILNDYLERGEKVMTGTVKRADKNGLIIESGRVEALLRRDQMIPKENLRSGDRVRAYILKVDREARGPQIELSRTCPDFLIKLFENEVPEMEQGLLEIKGAARDPGIRAKIAVITYDKRIDPIGTCVGVRGTRVTAVRNEVAGEAVDIVLWSEDPAQFVIGALAPAQVSSIVVDEERHAMDVVVDEENLAIAIGRSGQNVRLASDLTGWQINIMTPEESAEKTEKEASSVRQLFMDKLDVDQEVADILIEEGFNTLEEVAYVPLSEMLEIDSFDEDTVNELRTRARDSLLTMELAKEERIGEVSQDLRSLEGMTTELIAKLADNQVHTRDDLAELAVDELVEATQIDEETAKTLIMKAREHWFTS, encoded by the coding sequence ATGAGCCGAGAAGTTCTCATGTTGGCAGACGCGCTAGCGCGTGAAAAGAACGTTGATCAAGCTATCGTATTCGAGGCGTTGGAGATGGCTTTGGCCTCTGCAACCAAGAAGCGTTATGCCACAGAAGACGTGGATATCCGCGTTTCAATTGATCGCGAAACTGGTGAATACGAAACCTTCCGTCGTTGGTTGGTTGTTCCGAACGAAGCTGGTTTACAAGAGCCTGATAAAGAGATTCTGCAATTTGAAGCTCAAGAGCAACTTGCTGACATGGAAGTTGGCGACTATATCGAAGAGCAAATCGAATCCTTAGCTTTCGGCCGTATCGGCGCGCAAGCTGCTAAGCAAGTGATCTTGCAACGCATTCGTGATGCTGAGCGCGAGCAGATTTTGAACGACTACCTTGAGCGTGGCGAAAAAGTCATGACCGGTACTGTCAAGCGTGCTGACAAGAATGGCCTCATTATTGAATCTGGTCGTGTAGAAGCATTGCTCCGTCGCGATCAAATGATTCCAAAAGAGAACTTACGTTCTGGTGACCGTGTACGTGCTTATATCCTTAAAGTGGATCGTGAAGCTCGTGGCCCACAAATTGAACTCTCACGTACTTGTCCAGATTTCTTGATCAAGTTGTTTGAGAACGAAGTTCCAGAGATGGAGCAGGGCTTGTTAGAGATCAAAGGCGCTGCCCGTGATCCTGGTATCCGCGCAAAGATTGCCGTCATTACTTATGACAAGCGTATCGACCCAATCGGTACTTGTGTTGGTGTTCGTGGCACACGCGTTACTGCGGTGCGTAACGAAGTAGCTGGCGAAGCGGTAGATATCGTGTTGTGGTCTGAAGACCCAGCGCAGTTCGTGATTGGTGCTTTGGCTCCAGCCCAAGTTTCTTCTATCGTGGTTGACGAAGAGCGTCACGCCATGGACGTAGTGGTTGATGAAGAGAACTTGGCAATCGCGATTGGCCGCAGCGGACAAAACGTTCGTTTGGCGAGCGATTTGACTGGTTGGCAGATCAACATCATGACTCCTGAAGAGTCTGCTGAGAAAACTGAAAAAGAAGCCTCTTCTGTACGTCAATTGTTTATGGACAAGTTGGATGTAGACCAAGAAGTAGCTGACATCTTGATTGAAGAAGGTTTCAACACATTGGAAGAAGTGGCTTATGTGCCATTGTCTGAAATGTTAGAAATCGATTCATTCGATGAAGACACTGTGAATGAGTTACGTACTCGTGCTCGTGATTCTTTGTTGACAATGGAGTTAGCAAAAGAAGAGCGTATTGGCGAGGTTTCACAAGACTTACGTTCCCTAGAGGGAATGACCACAGAGTTGATTGCGAAGCTTGCTGACAATCAAGTACATACCCGTGACGACCTCGCTGAACTGGCTGTTGATGAGCTGGTTGAGGCGACACAAATTGACGAAGAAACTGCGAAAACGCTCATCATGAAAGCGCGCGAACATTGGTTTACTTCATGA
- a CDS encoding C40 family peptidase, translated as MSLKKTMLSKFLGFGLGAFICLSAYAADPAVEANADAAVPKESMFQAGRSYIARVSDRLADTVTGKSEELINRAMEVIGVRYRWDTELPQSGLDGSSFVGYVFKDKLGFLLPRKSTQMSRVGKPITREELQPGDLVFFNTMRLTFSHVGIYVGDNKFIHSPSKGTSVRVDDLGSLYWDKRFDGARRLDGSDNLNDSERQELLNEVKNLKRKSRSL; from the coding sequence ATGTCATTGAAAAAAACAATGCTTTCTAAATTCCTAGGCTTCGGTCTAGGCGCATTCATTTGTCTATCCGCTTATGCGGCAGACCCTGCGGTCGAGGCAAATGCAGATGCGGCTGTGCCTAAAGAAAGTATGTTCCAGGCAGGTCGCTCTTATATTGCCCGTGTTTCAGATCGACTGGCAGACACCGTTACCGGCAAATCCGAAGAGTTGATTAATCGTGCGATGGAAGTTATTGGCGTGCGTTACCGCTGGGATACCGAATTGCCACAATCTGGTTTGGATGGCAGCAGTTTTGTTGGTTATGTCTTCAAAGACAAACTTGGATTTTTATTGCCACGCAAATCGACTCAGATGAGTCGCGTTGGTAAGCCGATTACTCGTGAAGAATTGCAACCAGGTGATCTCGTATTCTTTAACACGATGCGTTTAACTTTTTCTCACGTTGGCATTTACGTGGGTGATAACAAATTTATTCATTCACCTTCCAAAGGTACATCCGTCAGAGTGGATGATCTCGGAAGCCTCTACTGGGATAAGCGTTTTGATGGTGCACGTCGTTTAGATGGTAGCGACAACCTCAACGATTCAGAGCGTCAAGAGCTTTTGAACGAAGTCAAAAATCTCAAGCGTAAATCACGCAGTCTCTAG
- the yejB gene encoding microcin C ABC transporter permease YejB translates to MRAYIFKRLLLMIPTILGVLTLTFAVVQFVPGGPVEQMVLELKGKGSAATGGSESSGSGATYRGRQGVDAQRLEEVKALYGFDKPPLERYFMMLGRFARFDLGQSYYQHESVWRLVVSKLPVSISIGLWTFFITYLVSIPLGIAKAVRDGSRFDAITSSMILVGYAIPGFVLGVLLLVIFGGGSFLQIFPLRGLTSDNWSDLSLIGKVMDYLWHLVLPITASVLGSFAVVTMLTKNSFLEEIRKQYVLTARAKGLTEKQVLWKHVFRNALLPLVTGFPAAFIGAFFTGSLLIETLFSLDGLGLLSYESVMRRDYPVVFGTLYLFTLIGLFTKLISDLCYVYIDPRIQFGAGGGS, encoded by the coding sequence ATGCGCGCCTACATCTTCAAGCGTTTGCTCTTGATGATCCCAACCATCTTGGGTGTATTGACTCTAACCTTTGCCGTGGTGCAATTTGTTCCGGGTGGCCCAGTAGAGCAAATGGTATTGGAATTAAAAGGCAAAGGAAGTGCAGCCACGGGTGGTTCAGAGTCTTCGGGTTCTGGTGCAACTTATCGTGGTCGTCAAGGTGTCGACGCGCAACGTCTGGAAGAAGTCAAAGCCTTGTATGGTTTTGATAAGCCGCCGCTTGAGCGCTATTTCATGATGTTGGGGCGCTTTGCTAGATTCGATTTAGGTCAAAGTTATTACCAACATGAAAGCGTTTGGCGTTTAGTAGTCTCAAAATTGCCGGTATCGATCAGTATCGGTTTATGGACTTTCTTTATTACCTATTTAGTCTCGATTCCTTTGGGTATCGCGAAGGCAGTGCGTGACGGCTCACGTTTTGATGCGATCACTAGCAGCATGATTCTGGTGGGTTATGCGATCCCAGGATTTGTGCTTGGCGTCCTATTGCTTGTTATCTTTGGTGGAGGAAGTTTTTTGCAGATCTTCCCGCTAAGAGGCCTCACTTCTGATAACTGGAGTGATCTCAGCTTGATTGGCAAGGTCATGGATTACTTATGGCATTTGGTATTGCCAATTACTGCATCCGTTCTAGGAAGCTTTGCAGTAGTTACTATGTTGACCAAGAATTCATTCCTGGAAGAGATTCGTAAGCAATACGTTCTGACTGCACGTGCAAAAGGCCTTACAGAAAAGCAAGTTCTTTGGAAGCATGTCTTCCGCAATGCGCTCTTGCCACTAGTAACCGGTTTCCCTGCAGCGTTTATTGGTGCTTTCTTTACGGGCTCCTTGTTGATAGAGACCTTGTTCTCGCTAGACGGGCTTGGCTTGCTTTCGTACGAGTCAGTGATGCGCCGTGACTATCCAGTGGTGTTTGGAACTCTGTATTTATTTACCTTAATTGGTTTATTTACGAAGTTGATTTCTGACCTTTGCTATGTATACATCGACCCACGCATTCAGTTTGGTGCGGGAGGCGGTTCATGA
- a CDS encoding patatin-like phospholipase family protein, with amino-acid sequence MHKKYTKPPFLTSDAPIYMERRKLLSLGVGVGTLLGGAGLSSCSLMSSKKPVVGLVLGAGAARGFAHVGVIKALEAQGIRPDIVVGSSAGSVIAALLASGANGNELNRLALNLDEATIADWGVPFGGRFGGLIKGDALQNMVNREVQNKSIEQMRIPLGIVATELQSGKGVLFRTGNTGLAVRASCSVPGVFQPAVISGKEYVDGGLVAPVPVSYARQMGATLVIAVNISSEPVHQDASGTLGVLQQTISIMQRSINQYELKSADIIIQPQLKQMSSGDFKSRNAAILAGEVAAQEQMALIKEKLKG; translated from the coding sequence ATGCATAAGAAATACACCAAACCCCCTTTTCTCACATCTGATGCCCCTATCTATATGGAGCGTCGCAAGCTACTGAGCCTTGGGGTTGGTGTGGGCACCCTTCTTGGGGGCGCAGGCTTGAGCTCCTGCAGTCTGATGAGCAGCAAAAAACCGGTTGTTGGCTTGGTTTTGGGGGCCGGAGCAGCCCGCGGCTTTGCTCACGTGGGCGTTATTAAAGCTTTAGAAGCCCAAGGCATTAGACCCGACATTGTTGTTGGCAGCAGCGCTGGCAGCGTGATTGCCGCCCTTTTAGCTTCTGGGGCCAATGGCAACGAACTCAATCGTTTAGCCCTAAATCTAGACGAAGCCACTATTGCCGACTGGGGGGTTCCTTTTGGCGGTCGATTTGGTGGCCTCATCAAAGGTGACGCCCTACAAAATATGGTGAACCGAGAAGTACAAAACAAGTCCATTGAACAAATGCGCATTCCCCTCGGTATCGTTGCCACTGAACTGCAGTCGGGCAAAGGGGTTCTATTTCGCACAGGTAATACAGGCTTAGCAGTGCGCGCCTCTTGCAGCGTACCTGGTGTTTTTCAGCCAGCAGTGATTAGCGGTAAAGAATATGTAGATGGTGGTTTAGTTGCGCCAGTACCAGTTAGCTATGCAAGACAAATGGGTGCCACCCTAGTCATTGCAGTCAATATTTCTTCTGAGCCAGTGCATCAAGATGCCAGCGGAACCTTAGGCGTCTTACAGCAAACCATTTCTATCATGCAACGAAGTATTAATCAGTACGAATTAAAAAGTGCCGACATTATTATTCAGCCTCAACTTAAACAAATGAGTAGTGGCGATTTTAAGTCCAGAAATGCCGCTATTTTGGCTGGCGAAGTTGCAGCGCAAGAACAAATGGCGCTGATTAAAGAAAAGCTGAAAGGCTGA
- a CDS encoding pseudouridine synthase, which yields MTSSNENDSSPVVNPSANPSNSDAAPSNPDGQKTEGGERGERGERRPRRQSSGKHPFNKKRPFNKDRPRREGGEANGPREGGNNQGNNQLSKLAPNPAESEALFASVVSGEFDAALDAPEVQEVKNPDGVNESEISHQTGAERRAQRAQRSREDEDSDVPTEDEVSSLQFANVDDLPLSLRDEVWSDLDGLDDDADDEDTVKLHKVLADVGMGSRRDMEDLIIQGRVSVNGLPAHIGQRIGPTDQVRINGKPVHRKIQTKPPRVIMYHKPAGEIVSQSDPEGRPTVFDRLPKPRQGRWIAVGRLDFNTEGLLLFTTSGELANRLMHPRYGVEREYAVRILGDLSQENTALLKSGITLDDGQAKFLRLAMGGGEGANRWYHVALSEGRNREVRRMFEAVGHTVSRLIRTRYGIFLLPPRLRRGKWEEIEAGGIYNLMKSAGLKMPQPQDKGRNPNPNNRDRRPLGEDFQPDPMQTSVSYWGSRDALTLASGHNGLTHQGRGGKPGGGGSGEGRGPFRGRTQGGRPGQGGQGGRNAQGGQGGGQGQNRSKGGKVHHGQSAFVTGNPQTPGNGSKRSAPKGRKPFNKGPRKPRNPGESF from the coding sequence ATGACAAGCTCCAACGAAAACGATTCATCCCCGGTAGTAAATCCATCGGCAAACCCTTCAAATTCAGATGCTGCACCATCTAACCCTGATGGTCAGAAGACTGAGGGTGGGGAGCGCGGTGAACGTGGAGAGCGTCGCCCACGCCGCCAGAGTTCAGGCAAGCACCCGTTTAATAAGAAGCGCCCATTCAATAAAGACCGGCCACGTCGCGAAGGTGGCGAAGCAAATGGCCCACGTGAGGGCGGCAATAATCAAGGCAATAACCAATTATCAAAGTTAGCACCGAACCCCGCTGAAAGCGAAGCATTATTTGCTTCAGTGGTATCTGGTGAGTTTGATGCAGCCTTGGATGCTCCTGAAGTTCAAGAGGTTAAAAATCCTGATGGTGTAAATGAGAGTGAGATCTCTCATCAAACTGGTGCTGAGCGCCGCGCACAACGCGCACAACGTTCGCGTGAAGACGAAGACTCAGATGTGCCAACAGAGGATGAAGTCAGCAGTTTGCAATTTGCGAACGTCGATGATTTACCACTCAGTTTGCGTGATGAAGTATGGTCAGACCTCGATGGTTTAGATGACGACGCTGATGATGAAGATACCGTTAAGTTGCATAAGGTTTTAGCTGACGTTGGCATGGGTTCACGTCGCGATATGGAAGACTTGATTATTCAAGGGCGCGTTTCTGTAAACGGATTGCCTGCACATATCGGTCAGCGTATTGGACCAACCGATCAAGTACGCATTAATGGCAAGCCAGTTCATCGCAAGATTCAGACTAAGCCGCCACGCGTGATCATGTATCACAAGCCTGCAGGCGAGATCGTTAGTCAATCTGATCCTGAAGGTCGTCCGACTGTGTTTGACCGATTACCAAAGCCACGTCAAGGACGTTGGATTGCGGTAGGTCGCTTGGACTTCAATACTGAAGGACTGTTGTTGTTTACTACTTCTGGTGAATTAGCGAATCGTTTGATGCATCCGCGATATGGTGTTGAGCGTGAATACGCTGTTCGTATTTTGGGTGATTTGAGTCAAGAAAACACAGCGCTATTAAAGAGCGGTATTACGCTTGATGATGGCCAAGCAAAATTCTTACGCCTAGCAATGGGCGGCGGTGAAGGCGCAAACCGTTGGTACCACGTTGCATTAAGTGAAGGCCGTAATCGCGAAGTACGTCGCATGTTTGAAGCGGTGGGACATACGGTATCTCGCCTAATCCGAACTCGTTACGGCATTTTCTTATTGCCCCCACGCTTACGTCGTGGCAAATGGGAGGAGATTGAGGCCGGTGGCATCTACAACTTGATGAAGTCTGCAGGCTTAAAAATGCCGCAGCCACAAGACAAGGGCCGCAACCCCAATCCAAATAACCGTGATCGTCGCCCTCTGGGGGAGGATTTCCAGCCAGACCCAATGCAAACCTCCGTTTCTTACTGGGGTTCACGTGATGCCTTAACCCTTGCTAGCGGCCATAACGGCTTAACGCATCAGGGCAGAGGCGGCAAACCTGGCGGCGGCGGTTCTGGAGAAGGGCGCGGGCCTTTCCGTGGACGCACCCAAGGTGGTAGACCTGGCCAAGGTGGTCAAGGCGGTCGCAATGCTCAGGGTGGGCAAGGCGGCGGTCAAGGCCAAAACCGCAGTAAAGGTGGCAAAGTTCACCATGGCCAGTCCGCTTTTGTGACTGGTAACCCACAAACCCCTGGAAATGGATCTAAACGTAGCGCACCAAAAGGGCGCAAACCCTTCAATAAGGGACCAAGAAAACCGCGAAATCCGGGCGAAAGCTTCTGA
- the rimP gene encoding ribosome maturation factor RimP → MKDQQVISAELENLGYTLVEIEREAGGLLRVTIENPDYERLITVLDCEKVSHQLSYTLPVENIPYERLEISSPGLDRPVKSAADYERFAGMQVDLKLRVAVGNRKNFRGELQGLLSGELNSPDAKFGLVFEGADGQPSQLEFSLAEVDKTRLVPVIDFKGRKS, encoded by the coding sequence GTGAAGGATCAGCAGGTTATTTCTGCAGAGCTGGAAAACTTAGGTTACACGCTAGTTGAGATTGAGCGTGAAGCCGGAGGTTTGCTACGCGTCACGATTGAAAACCCAGATTACGAGCGCTTGATTACGGTATTAGATTGCGAAAAGGTAAGTCATCAGTTGAGCTACACCTTGCCAGTTGAAAACATTCCGTATGAGCGTTTGGAGATTTCGTCTCCAGGATTGGATCGTCCAGTGAAAAGTGCTGCTGATTATGAGCGCTTCGCTGGAATGCAAGTGGATTTGAAGTTGCGTGTTGCTGTTGGCAATCGCAAGAATTTTCGTGGTGAGTTGCAAGGTTTGCTGAGTGGTGAATTGAATTCGCCGGATGCAAAGTTTGGTTTGGTATTTGAGGGAGCTGATGGTCAGCCTTCTCAATTGGAGTTCTCTTTAGCCGAGGTCGATAAGACTCGGTTGGTCCCTGTTATTGATTTCAAAGGAAGAAAGTCATGA